One Leishmania panamensis strain MHOM/PA/94/PSC-1 chromosome 24 sequence genomic region harbors:
- a CDS encoding hypothetical protein (TriTrypDB/GeneDB-style sysID: LpmP.24.1830), with protein MTSPHQPYTATVRAPPLPPRRTASRNSSIARPPTPSPEQEFSTSVDANSPGHITTPRGDEFNPIPAPLQHASQRKYVDETAHPPPEDSKQPVSPTTRRSNKVLSNRPAAQPTPRQKPQELTELEFDNSSSLLSSYRSSVPDTNAKAHLAKERLAEGSYTISPKSNMAVIVPEVENSANSSPSLNCKVSAAVVVTENENVDVVSMQSIKISISHHTQMPVNHHSTPAAAVAASGTRSAARQSTASRYIHSKESGEHDDDEPRKAKNTYRSPQKYQRQQPKTRDGSAAEATVHPEAPAANDAGSNGRGDGPSHAYSRGEPSSRCDKHSVCSPPVRSVDPHNPSPRSNNSETLSSSPEAVYLHPTDEHTQHRMKEPRTSKPRAESKNASHRSMELSSERMAVVPVETTPWYSTRPSRNDKDPLDMNTPNAERVCLTSALTLHRSRSESVPAAALEGTELLPGMPQLQGHNDDNVDRPYRTMVRFIARQPEEERPGLEEMLANYAGHENTLCGALGEAYSDDFEVLKTICSRTPEVPLLADRPPVDKSTTAS; from the coding sequence ATGACCAGCCCTCACCAGCCTTACACGGCGACCGTCCGTGCACCACCGCTACCGCCCAGGCGCACAGCGTCTCGCAACAGCTCTATCGCACgcccgcccaccccctctccagAGCAGGAGTTCAGCACAAGTGTAGATGCGAACTCCCCCGGTCACATCACGACGCCGCGAGGTGACGAGTTCAATCCCATccctgcaccgctgcagcacgcgtcGCAGCGTAAGTACGTCGACGAGACTGCTCATCCTCCGCCAGAGGACTCAAAGCAGCCAGTTTCGCCCACCACGCGGAGGTCCAACAAGGTGCTATCAAATCGGCCGGCTGCACAGCCAACCCCTCGGCAGAAGCCGCAGGAGTTGACGGAGCTGGAGTTTGACAACTCCAGCAGTCTACTCTCCTcgtaccgcagcagcgtacCAGATACCAACGCGAAGGCGCACCTGGCAAAGGAGCGTCTGGCTGAAGGCAGCTACACGATCTCTCCGAAGTCAAATATGGCTGTCATAGTGCCGGAAGTTGAGAACTCCGCCAACAGCAGCCCGTCTCTGAACTGCAAAgtcagcgcagcagtggtggtgacagAGAATGAGAATGTCGATGTTGTATCCATGCAGTCGATCAAGATCTCCATCTCTCACCATACTCAGATGCCTGTCAACCACCACAGCACTccggccgcagcggtggcggccagTGGCACCCGCTCTGCAGCAAGGCAGTCCACTGCGTCGCGCTACATTCATTCCAAGGAATCCGGAGAGCACGACGATGATGAGCCGCGGAAGGCTAAGAACACCTACAGGAGCCCTCAGAAGTatcagcgacagcagccaAAGACACGCGATGGATCTGCCGCAGAAGCTACGGTGCACCCAGAAGCCCCTGCAGCGAACGACGCGGGCAGCAACGGGCGGGGAGATGGACCATCGCATGCCTACTCAAGGGGCGAGCCAAGCTCCCGTTGCGACAAGCACAGCGTCTGCAGCCCACCCGTGCGCAGCGTCGATCCGCACAACCCCTCTCCGCGtagcaacaacagcgaaaCCCTCTCATCATCTCCAGAGGCGGTTTATCTCCATCCCACCGACGAGCACACTCAGCACAGGATGAAGGAGCCCCGAACTTCGAAGCCGCGTGCGGAATCGAAGAATGCATCGCACCGCTCAATGGAGCTCAGCAGCGAGCGGATGGCTGTGGTACCCGTTGAGACAACTCCGTGGTACAGCACCCGCCCCTCCCGCAATGACAAAGACCCGCTGGATATGAACACCCCTAATGCAGAGCGGGTGTGCCTCACGTCCGCCTTGACACTGCACCGCTCCAGATCGGAGTCTGTgcctgccgcggcgctggagggtacagagctgctgccgggGATGCCCCAGCTGCAGGGACACAACGACGACAACGTCGATCGCCCTTACCGCACTATGGTCCGCTTCATTGCGCGTCAGcctgaggaggagaggccagGATTGGAGGAGATGCTGGCCAACTACGCTGGTCACGAGAATACGCTGTGTGGCGCCTTGGGTGAGGCGTACAGCGACGACTTTGAGGTGCTGAAAACCATCTGCAGTCGCACACCGGAAGTTCCGCTCTTGGCAGATCGTCCTCCTGTCGACAAGAGCACCACTGCCTCATAA
- a CDS encoding hypothetical protein (TriTrypDB/GeneDB-style sysID: LpmP.24.1840), whose translation MFYSGWNLLAPAFMNVGALSAELRHSNAAGDAAAAYLTQDLLLGNDDVNSSALATTQQEHQQSSTHTTVQSSVSPSDGGDVARHTLSSTSVATEERLCTLPSPARKRRSHDDVAKETGCVLHLAARAALSFKEMEQLLHHRTTGSSDCFHVKSNTPAMSQAAVVFMECVVAWPSGQQGGAAETNANRDNSSVPPATSATSKPTLPALVLGVCQRSLEWYNLPGEAENSVGFYVAQRLIVKNGYEDGDAVKLPDDGRSGASGSRVNFGDHVGCLIDLVRHQLAFTVNKDIVSTLPLEPSLADGSYYFAIGLARRPQQAADVVVRFYSGAQCLNQDVPLRRDGSSLPHPQQRRQSPMFPLAKYVRELALQSVGFRTTFMSGQEGESRIRRSAVASSSEQQRNGDSAAASHHYTKSKHPDAPIADTFCGRRIPLTPETLRDTRVTAVLRDYLSVRGMTSALQTLDAELHELAPAQSQLYTAAGAADGGTAGVSSPPPSPLAPPRSHPSHVLWRPPTPGEAQEAWQRYAADMNRLRTALLQEVPCDAGGAPTPPLSTLLGQLTLWRPSLAYAFASVFDSHLAAASAGSGVGAGGKPHRSGAGAGAPVPLSPYDWVRRAIHPSLLTLSMLALRQDIRYLVHSYQAVEEMWAILQTYLRAARTACRQTHADPHAHHPQQQQQRTSFENVKEETLQTSGVANGSGSKLGTTNHPPSRQGTAGRSSDHHCRTPTNASFAPTPEAEGRVQAAFTSFFTQFVWNPARMLPSPMTHIRRAPLLSGPATAAARTNSLDTLAPTSLYALAALAGRTEASIVPHSTKTRSASYDSHSYCRADADEEDFRACAAACAASVRLSTSGAASGSGNGSQEQHRQLLPQQRPLYVAHVEEAILVLYRSAVVPSPSPSRSSQVCLLQTLSSLHTHTVSTLRQMERFLRHGGIDLADRTVMDSIDLLSTLLRTVQHRYRQQVWRRLVHVVEDVNQQLEERLQIWGAVAQPPQRLIPSPAMPSSSLVPPAVIAGPRRWRTYLEGWVGGEDDAEDGNRSNRDAVIPEDDEATRRQSQARSLTINFSPLRADETPAHEALAAGKKSEGHQPSLAEAMRPILDFPSYEDLTTFMPSLRSLWRRVAARAALEPSLHLVTELFVQELRRSLCLAPPLGWHQRAFTAPSAAPKPEPSTPVAVSTEGVTTTVAAVKSEPNVVTVKRPLSVAPDHSSVSFNTPTPRSARSPGMDDVEEEATEGGETEAVARWFAEELYLSSTYMKRVFKHMSGS comes from the coding sequence ATGTTCTACTCAGGCTGGAACCTGCTCGCGCCAGCGTTCATGAACGTTGGTGCGCTTTCTGCAGAGCTGCGTCACAGCAACGCTGCCGGtgatgccgccgcagccTACCTTACCCAGGACCTCTTGCTGGGCAATGACGATGTCAACAGCTCTGCGTTAGCAACAACGCAGCAAGAGCACCAGCAGTCGAGCACCCACACAACGGTGCAGTCGTCTGTGTCTCccagcgatggcggcgatgTAGCGCGGCACACACTGTCAAGCACCTCGGTAGCCACCGAAGAGCGTCTCTGCACACTGCCTAGTCCGGCCCGCAAGCGGCGCTCTCACGACGATGTGGCAAAGGAGACGGGATGCGTGCTGCACCTCGCCGCAAGGGCCGCCCTCTCGTTCAAAGAAAtggagcagctcctgcaccaccgcaccaccGGGTCCTCCGACTGCTTCCATGTGAAAAGCAACACCCCTGCCATGTcgcaggcggcggtggtgtttATGGAGTGTGTCGTCGCCTGGCCATCGGGGCAGCAAGGGGGTGCCGCAGAGACAAATGCGAATCGTGACAACTCCTCCGTGCCGCCGGCGACTAGCGCTACCAGCAAGCCgacgctgccagcgctggtgctgggGGTCTGCCAGCGATCCCTAGAGTGGTACAACCTGCCTGGGGAGGCTGAAAACAGTGTCGGGTTTTACGTGGCACAGCGCCTGATCGTCAAGAACGGCTACGAGGACGGGGACGCCGTGAAGCTGCCGGACGACGGGCGCAGCGGGGCTAGTGGCAGTCGCGTGAACTTCGGTGATCACGTCGGCTGTCTTATCGACCTTGTCCGCCACCAGCTTGCCTTTACGGTGAACAAAGACATTGTctccactctccctctcgagCCGTCACTGGCGGATGGCAGCTACTACTTCGCAATTGGCCTCGCTCGCCGCCCACAGCAAGCCGCTGATGTAGTGGTGCGGTTTTACAGCGGTGCACAGTGCTTGAATCAAGACGTGCCTCTCCGAAGGGATGGCTCGTCCCTGCCGCAtccccagcagcggcgacagtcGCCTATGTTCCCGTTGGCCAAATACGTGCGCGAGCTGGCACTCCAGTCGGTGGGGTTCCGCACCACGTTTATGTCGGGCCAAGAAGGCGAGTCGCGTATTCGACGGAGTGCGGTAGCGTCCTCgagtgagcagcagcggaacggtgactcggcagcggcatcccACCATTACACGAAGTCAAAGCATCCTGATGCGCCGATCGCTGATACATTCTGCGGTAGGCGAATACCCCTCACCCCAGAGACGCTCCGCGACACGCGCGTTACGGCCGTCCTGCGCGATTACCTTTCCGTTCGTGGCATGACAAGTGCGCTGCAGACACTGGATGCCGAACTGCATGAGCTTGCTCCTGCGCAGAGTCAGCTGTacactgcagcaggagccgCTGATGGGGGTACTGCTGGggtgtcgtcgccgccaccatcTCCTCTTGCTCCTCCACGCTCACACCCCTCACATGTCCTCTGGCGTCCACCCACGCCAGGCGAAGCACAGGAAGCGTGGCAGCGTTACGCGGCGGATATGAATCGCCTCCGCACAGCACTGCTGCAAGAGGTGCCCTgcgacgccggcggtgccccgacgccgcctctctccacacTTCTCGGGCAGCTGACGTTGTGGCGTCCGTCACTCGCCTACGCCTTCGCCTCCGTATTTGACAGCCACTTGGCGGCCGCGTCAGCAGGCAGCGGTGTCGGTGCGGGTGGCAAACCTCACCGaagcggtgctggtgctggtgcgccgGTGCCACTTTCTCCGTACGACTGGGTGAGGCGCGCCATCCATCCCTCCCTGCTCACGTTGAGCATGCTGGCACTTCGCCAGGACATTCGCTACCTTGTGCACTCCTATCAGGCGGTGGAGGAAATGTGGGCCATCCTGCAGACATATTTGCGCGCAGCGCGTACGGCGTGTCGGCAGACACACGCTGATCCACATGCCCACCACcctcaacagcagcagcagcggaccTCCTTTGAAAACGTCAAGGAGGAGACATTGCAGACATCCGGCGTCGCGAAtggaagcggcagcaaaCTCGGCACTACGAATCACCCCCCTTCTCGTCAGGGCACGGCAGGCAGGAGTTCGGACCACCACTGTCGCACCCCCACCAACGCGTCTTTTGCCCCCACGCCCGAGGCAGAGGGCCGTGTGCAGGCCGCCTTCACTTCCTTCTTCACGCAATTTGTATGGAACCCGGCACGAatgcttccctctcccatGACACACATTCGTCGTGCCCCACTGCTCTCTGGCCCTGCaaccgcagctgcacgcacaAATTCGCTGGACACACTCGCGCCAACGTCCCTATATGCACTGGCGGCACTCGCCGGCCGTACAGAGGCTAGTATCGTCCCTCACTCCACGAAGACGCGCTCCGCTTCGTACGACAGCCACAGCTACTGCCGTGCGGATGCGGATGAAGAGGACTTCCGcgcctgtgctgcagcgtgtgctgcgtcggtgcgacTAAGCACATCAGGCGCAGCGAGCGGGAGCGGGAATGGGTCACAGGAGCAACACCGGCAACtgttgccgcagcagcgaccacTTTACGTAGCACATGTGGAAGAAGCGATTTTGGTTCTCTACCGCAGCGCTGTTGTACCATCCCCATCGCCGTCGCGCTCCTCGCAGGTGTGCCTTCTGCAGACGCTGTCGAGTCTGCACACCCATACCGTTAGTACGCTGCGGCAGATGGAACGATTTCTGCGGCACGGCGGCATCGACTTAGCGGATCGCACGGTCATGGACTCGATCGATCTTCTGAGCACTCTCCTGCGCACTGTGCAGCATCGCTACCGGCAGCAAGTGTGGCGGCGACTCGTGCACGTGGTGGAGGACGTCAACCAGCAGCTGGAAGAACGACTTCAAATCTGGGGAGCcgtggcgcagccgccgcagaggTTGATACCCTCACCAGCCATGCCATCATCGTCGCTGGTGCCGCCGGCCGTGATTGCAGGGCCTCGACGGTGGCGTACGTACCTCGAGGGCTGGGttgggggagaggacgaTGCCGAAGATGGAAACCGCAGCAATCGCGATGCGGTAATTCcagaggacgacgaggccacGCGGCGGCAGTCGCAGGCGAGGTCGTTAACGATCAACTTTTCGCCTCTCAGAGCAGACGAGACACCAGCGCATGAGGCGCTAGCAGCAGGGAAGAAGAGTGAAGGTCACCAGCCCTCACTGGCAGAGGCCATGCGGCCGATACTCGACTTCCCCAGCTACGAGGACCTGACAACGTTCATGCCgtctctccgctctctctggCGACGCGTAGCGGCGCGAGCAGCGTTAGAGCCATCATTGCACCTCGTCACGGAGCTCTTTGTTCAAGAGTTGCGGCGGTCCTTGTGCTTGGCTCCCCCGCTGGGATGGCACCAGAGGGCCTTCACGGCGCCATCTGCTGCTCCTAAGCCTGAACCGTCCACCCCAGTCGCTGTCTCCACAGAGGGCGTCACCACAacagtggcggcggtgaagtCAGAACCGAACGTGGTGACAGTGAAACGCCCCTTGAGTGTTGCGCCCGACCACAGCAGCGTGAGCTTCAACACGCCGACTCCACGCTCGGCACGGTCGCCTGGCATGGacgacgtggaggaggaggcgacggagggcggcgagacggaggcggtggctcGCTGGTTTGCTGAGGAGCTTTACCTCAGCTCTACGTACATGAAGCGCGTCTTCAAGCACATGTCCGGCTCCTGA
- the CYC11 gene encoding cyclin 11, putative (TriTrypDB/GeneDB-style sysID: LpmP.24.1850) produces the protein MASLGAEHKLECKSMVLTLHTLFDIPRDLVSLDPRRESVELVLKPTAKYYLDNKRFCKLDLPEQHVAFSPSSIIFKRDRFVLDFESVPPQCGLSFTRSASPHRATSFANSMPSNFVDSLTAHGTLTAPGVASSTGKMPLHFESDARAGGAVPSNPRFAFGENVDEDHDVNLKSPSSLKLKTSTTFSSATPPNQIVFRYPTRSDLKVIIEVMVGARQRRHDSAAVRWITPSWADRSISGTVSTFAAADGEVMRHKLVNRFVGLTVGNLSCTMELPHAADDLREVLEFSPTAIADAAERLCNDYERLRRFHTADAAEQLNALQNERSMRLRDFVEQLSTGASESSVYRSLLLEVCPSFFVRRIRRICAMYPPIPQSSSWVRTDPETLAAEYCGREMSLIRSLCAELGPDLSAISPRNRFLSYTNIQPLGDELWKWIKDNYANQENDILDYEPDVFMESLALHYGTSEPAPIQYGFSPISYELDRRAYFCDSLRFPVNREHHRYRDEAMAARQNRVPLQLTPCERPLHPIRPTSRNIGEIDILLEKYKPEFVQLVPSIADAMECVTQQNERLLRELLRESQPTGGSAARNVCTRERMRSLPYEVCPHGFHLFQSERPSGSYVALLTRFAEYTYISVSTLLSAVIYLDRLCLRHPRLLLTTRNIEKLLVAAVRIASKVVDLRSVNNKNFASVFSVPVQDMNELESEFLKLMSFDVFLSPKEFNNYAHLVQLPAAYMQMPPSVRLSNTANANGIGGSIAPPSSAVHEQADPVADVGHSGNGTASRVGSKTTNTSNRVSLNTPAVTTPALPRAPSPQPQHQRYATRGSSSAMAPDSAYGNDAYAAAQRALPPDKPSSKADDSAVTGVEAGGNYTNGSGGAAGHRYGRSGLGGGSGGRGTMSANRYGSGSSAGGASGGGSGGTNGNKAPSPEFESGMRVLSIP, from the coding sequence ATGGCTTCCCTTGGCGCAGAGCACAAACTGGAGTGTAAGAGCATGGTGCTTACGCTTCACACCCTCTTCGACATTCCACGCGACCTCGTCTCTCTCGACCCACGACGCGAAAGTGTCGAGCTCGTGCTGAAGCCAACGGCGAAGTACTACTTGGATAACAAGCGGTTCTGCAAGCTGGACCTGCCGGAGCAGCATGTCGCCTTTTCGCCCTCCTCTATCATCTTCAAACGAGACCGCTTTGTTCTGGACTTCGAGTCAGTGCCGCCGCAATGCGGCCTCTCCTTCACGCGATCGGCGTCACCGCACCGCGCGACGTCCTTCGCGAACAGCATGCCAAGCAACTTCGTGGACTCGCTTACCGCGCACGGCACGTTGACCGCGCCAGGggtggcgagcagcactgGTAAGATGCCTCTTCACTTTGAGAGTGACGCacgtgctggcggtgctgttcCTTCCAACCCCCGCTTCGCGTTCGGTGAGAACGTCGACGAGGACCACGATGTCAACCTCAAGAGTCCCAGTAGCCTCAAGCTAAAGACCTCGACCACCTTTTCTAGCGCTACGCCGCCGAACCAGATCGTCTTTCGCTACCCCACGCGCTCAGATCTGAAAGTCATCATCGAGGTGATGGTCGGCGCACGACAGCGCCGTCATGActccgccgccgtgcgctgGATCACGCCATCGTGGGCGGACCGATCCATCTCGGGCACAGTCAGCACCTTCGCCGCAGCTGACGGGGAAGTGATGCGGCACAAGCTTGTCAACCGCTTTGTTGGGCTGACTGTGGGGAACCTTTCCTGCACGATGGAGCTGCCACACGCCGCCGACGATCTGCGTGAGGTACTGGAATTTTCCCCAACGGCAATTGCAGATGCGGCGGAGCGGCTATGCAACGACTATGAGCGTCTGCGTCGCTTTCACACAGCAGACGCCGCGGAGCAGCTGAATGCTCTCCAAAACGAGCGTTCCATGCGGCTTCGCGACTTTGTAGAGCAACTCTCAACAGGCGCGAGCGAGTCCTCCGTGTATCGcagcctgctgctggaggtgtgCCCCAGCTTCTTTGTGCGCCGCATTCGCCGAATTTGCGCCATGTATCCACCCATCCCGCAAAGCAGCTCCTGGGTGCGCACAGATCCCGAGACGCTGGCCGCCGAGTACTGTGGACGCGAGATGTCGCTCATTCGCAGCCTCTGCGCCGAGCTTGGCCCAGACTTGAGCGCCATCTCGCCGCGCAACCGCTTCCTCTCCTACACAAACATACAACCCCTTGGCGACGAGCTGTGGAAGTGGATAAAGGACAACTACGCCAACCAGGAGAACGATATCCTCGACTACGAGCCTGACGTGTTCATGGAGTCGCTCGCGCTGCATTATGGCACGTCGGAACCTGCGCCCATTCAGTACGGTTTTTCGCCCATTTCGTATGAGCTGGACAGGCGCGCGTACTTCTGCGACTCCCTGCGATTCCCGGTGAACcgcgagcaccaccgctaTCGAGACGAagcgatggcggcgaggcagaatcgcgtgccgctgcagctgacgcCCTGCGAGCGTCCGTTGCACCCCATCCGGCCAACGTCGCGTAATATTGGTGAAATCGACATTCTCCTAGAGAAGTACAAGCCAGAGTTTGTGCAGCTCGTGCCCTCCATCGCAGACGCCATGGAATGCGTAACGCAGCAGAACGAACGCCTGCTGCGGGAATTACTGCGTGAATCCCAACCGACCGGCGGCTCAGCCGCTAGGAACGTCTGTACGCGTGAGCGAATGCGCTCACTTCCCTATGAGGTATGCCCGCATGGGTTTCATCTCTTCCAGTCTGAGCGACCCAGTGGGTCGtacgtggcgctgctgacgcgctTTGCCGAGTACACGTACATCTCCGTCAGTACCCTTTTATCAGCCGTCATCTACCTAGACCGACTGTGTCTCCGGCATCCACGGCTGTTGCTCACGACTCGAAACATCGAAAAGCTGCTTGTCGCCGCCGTGCGCATTGCCAGCAAGGTTGTCGACCTCCGCAGCGTCAACAACAAGAATTTTGCGTCTGTCTTTAGCGTACCAGTGCAAGACATGAACGAACTGGAGTCGGAGTTTCTCAAGCTCATGAGCTTTGACGTATTTCTTTCACCGAAGGAATTCAACAACTACGCTCACCTGGTGCAGCTCCCGGCAGCCTACATGCAGATGCCGCCGAGCGTGCGCCTGTCGAACACAGCGAACGCGAATGGCATTGGAGGGAGCATCGCACCACCGTCGTCGGCGGTGCACGAGCAGGCAGACCCGGTAGCGGATGTGGGCCACAGCGGAAACGGCACGGCATCGAGAGTGGGGAGCAAGACCACTAATACGAGCAACAGGGTATCGCTGAACACGCCCGCCGTCACCACACCTGCTTTGCCTCGGGCACCGTCCCCGCAGCCACAACACCAAAGGTACGCCACTCgcggcagtagcagcgcAATGGCACCCGACAGTGCCTACGGCAACGACGCTTATGCAGCCGCCCAGCGAGCGCTGCCACCCGATAAGCCATCATCCAAAGCGGACGACTCGGCTGTGACTGGAGTTGAGGCTGGAGGGAACTATACCAATggtagcggcggcgctgctggacacCGCTATGGTCGCAGCGGACTGGGTGGTGGAAGTGGTGGTCGAGGAACCATGTCCGCTAACCGCTACGGGAGTGGAAGTAGTGCCGGTGGTGCTAGCGGCGGGGGCAGTGGGGGTACGAACGGAAACAAGGCACCGTCGCCGGAGTTCGAAAGCGGGATGCGGGTGCTGAGCATTCCCTAA
- the CYC10 gene encoding cyclin 10 (TriTrypDB/GeneDB-style sysID: LpmP.24.1860) has protein sequence MGEPVDLFPLTPSVTMPKRHSKRSGRLLNESETMQEKHGREYRFLVPWLAYAIDCTIATHEVLRQRHRLPAHVSLPTSPSEKELNGAANAECSPPRCANGKATLPSPQAELNAFSTREVPAISVHDYLKRIVKYTYVSPSVLVCACLYLDRLLCMHECMLLHPYNVFKLFLTSTRMASKIMDTRTLNNRDFSVVGGVTNDDLNALEFIMVELLQNRLYFSRNTFDEYCRSLRLQAAHLGDEASDWGTETSMEMPPETRSGVQHQPTRPFLARCNGSNTRSRRSSSVSQNEYSMSAASQSGVSPLRSASRPAFPPSASTARSISVDTESLGPARAPASRGGSASVSARRHPLGTSHSPALPHVPHAAANGGSSPALGAMGDLSGRGVSGEEVLRVAVHTNNIYQNGNGAWTGQTPPNSAIVPVTVEEKVDDRARSISLSAPRCGAASSLDATGRPSRLLAASTGTAAGLCTTALNAIRGGCDTSSTASTAPTYNGTTTSSSRGITTSTEDFGSGSMMTSYGDRTPTRRAFAYTIREGVALPPVVRSGRSERSSNIMGSAVQGQRLPLPPDQPRM, from the coding sequence ATGGGCGAGCCGGTCGACCTCTTTCCACTTACACCGTCCGTGACAATGCCAAAGCGGCACAGCAAGCGCTCGGGACGCTTGCTGAACGAGTCCGAGACAATGCAAGAGAAACACGGGCGGGAGTACCGATTTCTTGTTCCATGGCTGGCGTACGCAATTGACTGCACCATTGCGACGCATGAGGTTctgcggcagaggcacaggCTACCAGCGCACGTGTCATTACCAACCTCGCCCTCAGAAAAGGAGCTGAACGGCGCAGCCAACGCAGAGTGCTCGCCTCCACGGTGCGCCAACGGCAAAGCGACTCTGCCGAGCCCGCAGGCGGAGCTCAACGCTTTCTCCACCCGTGAGGTTCCAGCCATCTCCGTTCACGACTACCTCAAGCGTATCGTCAAGTACACCTACGTCTCTCCGTCAGTgctggtgtgcgcgtgcctctACCTGGACCGACTGCTCTGCATGCATGAATGCATGCTCCTGCACCCGTACAACGTGTTCAAGCTCTTCCTCACGTCAACCAGAATGGCGAGTAAAATCATGGACACGCGAACGCTGAACAACCGCGACTTCTCCGTCGTCGGTGGGGTCACGAACGACGACCTCAATGCGCTGGAATTCATCATGGTGGAACTGCTGCAGAACCGACTCTACTTCTCACGCAACACCTTCGATGAGTACTGCCGCTCGCTCCGCCTACAGGCGGCCCACTTGGGTGATGAAGCAAGCGACTGGGGCACCGAGACAAGCATGGAGATGCCACCCGAGACCCGCTCCGgtgtgcagcaccagccgaCGCGGCCATTCCTCGCACgctgcaacggcagcaacacACGTAGCCGTCGATCCAGCAGTGTTTCGCAGAACGAGTACAGTATGTCGGCCGCCTCGCAAAGCGGCgtgtcaccgctgcggtcAGCGTCACGTCCAGCCTTTCCGCCGAGCGCGTCGACAGCGCGCTCCATATCAGTAGACACGGAGTCGCTTGGCCCGGCCCGCGCACCTGCGTCACGCGGAGGGTCAGCGTCCGTTTCCGCCCGGCGTCACCCTCTCGGTACGTCACATTCACCAGCACTGCCACATGTGCCGCATGCAGCTGCAAACGGTGGCTCCTCGCCTGCGCTTGGTGCCATGGGAGACCTATCCGGACGCGGTGTCAGTGGCGAGGAAGTGCTTCGCGTAGCAGTGCACACCAACAACATCTACCAAAACGGCAACGGGGCGTGGACAGGCCAGACCCCGCCGAACTCGGCGATAGTGCCAGTGACGGTGGAGGAAAAAGTCGATGATCGAGCGCGTAGCATTTCACTCTCCGCCCCTCGCTGTGGTGCCGCGTCCTCCCTGGATGCCACCGGCCGTCCAAGCCGCCTTCTGGCGGCGAGCaccggcacagcagcaggtcTTTGCACAACGGCACTCAACGCTATCCGCGGTGGCTGCGACACCTCTTCCACCGCTTCTACTGCCCCGACTTACAACGGGAcgaccaccagcagcagtcggGGAATAACTACCAGTACTGAAGACTTCGGATCTGGGTCAATGATGACGAGCTACGGCGATCGCACACCGACTCGACGAGCCTTTGCCTACACGATACGCGAGGGGgtagcgctgccgccagtggTGCGCAGCGGACGCAGCGAGCGATCTTCGAACATAATGGGTAGCGCTGTGCAAGGTCAGCGTTTACCGCTACCTCCAGATCAGCCTCGTATGTAG